The genomic window CAAGTAAAGGACGACGGCGGTGATGGAAAAAAGAAATATGGAATCGCCGCTGAGCCGCCGCGCCGTCATGATTCATTACCCAACGAGCAAAGTCGAAGGGTCGGACGAAATTCCCTCACCCTCTCCCAGAGGGAGAGGGAAGGGGTGAGGGTCAAAACAGTGGCGGCCACAGCGTTAAGGGTGATCCGTATTCCCATAAAAGGCCCTGAACAGGGGTTTCAGAGTATCTCCGGAAAAGTGAATTTTCTTTTTCCCAGGCGGCGCGCGCCGGCGGCGCCGATCACGACCGTGTCGCCGCAGCGAATCGAGTCCGGCGCCTCCGCCGGCATCGCGCCGGGCTTCAAGACAACCACGTTTCCCTCCACCAATGGAATATCCAGGTGCATGGTGTACTGCGCCGTGTTGTAGCCCACGTCCGCCTCGCCCGTCACCTGCGGCCGGTCCTCGCCGATGCCGCGGCCGTGGAGCAGCATGCCTTTCGGAATATGATTCGCTTCGCGGACGAGATTCTGATAGCGCCGGATGACCTCGCGGTAAGTAACGCCCGGCTTCATGAAAGCGACGAGATCGTCGAAGATCGCGACGCTGACCTCGAACGCGCGCTTGAGCTCCGGCGGAATTTTGCCGAGACAGGCGGCCTGGACCGTCTGCGCGATGTAGCCGCCGTATTTGGCTTCGAGCTCGGTGTTGATCATGTCGCCGGGCTGAAGCTTCCGGTGCGGCGCCATGCGCGACGCCCAGGGAACTCCGGCGCCGGCGCCCCAGTGCGTCATCGACGGGTAATCGCCGCCGCTCCCGATGATCGTCTGCCAGATCGCCGCGACGACTTCGTTCTCCATCACGCCCGGCCGCGCCTTCGCCACGATCGTCTCGACGACGCGGTCCAAAATCCCAGCCGACCGCTCGATAAACGCGACTTCCTCCACGCCCTTGACCGAGCGCGCGTCCTGCAACAGTTCGGTCGCGTTCTCGATCTTCGCGTTGGGAAATGCTTTTTTCACTTTCTCCAGCATGCCGGCGACGACGGTTCCTTCGGGCGCCCGCAGAAGTCCGCTGAGGCCGCTGACGCCGATGCGCGCGCCGTCGAGCTTCAGTTCTTTCATGCGCTCGATCACCGGCTCGCCCCAGGTGCGCCGCGTCGCGCGGATGTCTTTAACCCAGTCCTGAGCGATCCCCCACCATTCGACCTCGTTGGCGCCGCGCACGAACGCGGTCACTTCGCCGGAGAGCGGAAAAACCGCGGCGACCTCGTACTGATGGCCGCCGATGTGGGTTAAATAGCGGATGTCGGCCTGAAACTGATCCCAGTGGCTTTGATTGGGAAAGCCGATGATCGCGTCCATTCCCGCGCCGCGCATCAGCTCCCGCACCCTGCCCCACCGCCGGTCGCGCTCTTTGGCGCTGAATTTGGGAAGGCCGAACCCTCTTTCGCCGCTGTTGATCATTGTTTTGGATGCCCCCATTCCAAGCTTTCCC from Candidatus Binatia bacterium includes these protein-coding regions:
- a CDS encoding M24 family metallopeptidase gives rise to the protein MGASKTMINSGERGFGLPKFSAKERDRRWGRVRELMRGAGMDAIIGFPNQSHWDQFQADIRYLTHIGGHQYEVAAVFPLSGEVTAFVRGANEVEWWGIAQDWVKDIRATRRTWGEPVIERMKELKLDGARIGVSGLSGLLRAPEGTVVAGMLEKVKKAFPNAKIENATELLQDARSVKGVEEVAFIERSAGILDRVVETIVAKARPGVMENEVVAAIWQTIIGSGGDYPSMTHWGAGAGVPWASRMAPHRKLQPGDMINTELEAKYGGYIAQTVQAACLGKIPPELKRAFEVSVAIFDDLVAFMKPGVTYREVIRRYQNLVREANHIPKGMLLHGRGIGEDRPQVTGEADVGYNTAQYTMHLDIPLVEGNVVVLKPGAMPAEAPDSIRCGDTVVIGAAGARRLGKRKFTFPEIL